One Gloeobacter morelensis MG652769 DNA window includes the following coding sequences:
- the gntT gene encoding guanitoxin biosynthesis MATE family efflux transporter GntT: MSIRPVPAAPPLVGRFWRLSVVNVLSNLMVPLAGLISTAFLGHLPQVSSLAGVALATVLFNYIYWTFGFLRMGTTGLTAQAAGQGDRDRVLLVAVRHWLLALALGIAIVLLQVPLRTLGFALLSASPDVKEAAYRFYDALIWGAPATLINFVLVGWFLGREQSGRVLALTAVTAFANVALDYLFIVQWGWQSAGAGAATAISQCLALAVGMTFVAVEVRPEAVAKVAHRIFDLVELQAIFSLNRDLVVRTFVLVTILGTFTNLGAAMGTEVLAANAVLMQVVTLAAYFIDGVAFATESLAGNFKGGGNLRQLRSLLYLAGTVSFALGLAFALVFIAFPGPLFSLLTDRAELLERLARHAIWLLPVLAVGSLTWMLDGYFLGLTESKILRTSAIGAAVGFVPLAALAWQQHSEPLLWLAVTTYMVGRLIPLTLRVGTVGDR, encoded by the coding sequence GTGAGCATCCGACCTGTGCCTGCTGCCCCGCCGCTGGTCGGCCGCTTCTGGCGGTTGTCCGTGGTCAATGTGCTCTCCAACCTGATGGTGCCCCTGGCGGGGCTGATCAGCACGGCTTTTCTGGGGCACCTCCCGCAGGTGAGTTCCCTGGCGGGGGTGGCCCTGGCCACGGTGCTGTTCAACTATATTTACTGGACCTTCGGCTTTTTGCGCATGGGTACCACGGGGCTCACCGCCCAGGCGGCCGGGCAGGGCGACCGCGACCGGGTGTTGCTGGTGGCGGTGCGCCACTGGCTGCTGGCGCTTGCTTTGGGGATCGCGATCGTGCTGTTGCAGGTCCCCCTGCGCACGCTGGGTTTTGCTCTCCTGAGCGCCTCCCCCGATGTCAAAGAGGCTGCCTATCGCTTCTACGACGCGCTCATCTGGGGTGCGCCTGCGACCCTCATCAACTTTGTGCTGGTCGGCTGGTTTCTGGGGCGCGAACAGAGCGGCCGGGTGCTGGCGCTCACGGCGGTTACCGCCTTCGCGAACGTTGCGCTCGATTATCTGTTTATCGTGCAGTGGGGCTGGCAGAGCGCCGGGGCTGGGGCCGCCACCGCCATCAGCCAGTGCCTCGCCCTGGCGGTGGGCATGACCTTTGTGGCGGTCGAAGTCCGACCGGAGGCCGTGGCCAAGGTGGCGCACCGGATTTTTGATCTCGTCGAGCTGCAGGCCATCTTTTCGCTCAACCGCGACCTGGTAGTGCGCACCTTCGTGTTGGTAACGATTCTCGGAACTTTTACCAACCTGGGGGCGGCGATGGGAACCGAGGTGCTTGCCGCCAATGCCGTGCTGATGCAGGTGGTAACGCTCGCTGCCTATTTTATCGACGGGGTGGCCTTTGCCACCGAAAGCCTGGCGGGCAACTTCAAAGGCGGCGGCAATCTTCGCCAGTTGCGCTCGTTGCTCTATCTGGCGGGCACGGTCAGTTTTGCTCTGGGCCTGGCCTTTGCCCTGGTGTTCATTGCCTTTCCGGGGCCGCTGTTCAGCTTGCTCACCGACCGCGCGGAACTTCTCGAACGGCTCGCCCGCCATGCCATCTGGCTGCTGCCGGTGCTCGCGGTCGGTTCGCTCACCTGGATGCTGGACGGCTACTTTCTGGGCCTCACCGAAAGCAAAATCCTGCGCACCTCGGCCATCGGGGCCGCCGTGGGTTTTGTGCC
- a CDS encoding AAA family ATPase — MSSNANNPLAKGLLGAGWRPLGRSLDWEYLGHLALRDTWKLSQKTLDIASDLADALSRRDHPWWANLLNVFSENMQYELDEYWDYITPEPTAPDYRFKDTLSIDRPVVQAVGRESIPIDYVLNRLQETVILRILALLGRPDSITQYYLDRHFEFPVEQFVDWDRMLVPGTLFAYWSAHQVWLKICLSQQQGKQQYSLIAIELLPLINKTAYNLAVMLSGYQSRIGRLASPYPIRSFPPQVQAFTDAVQQAVLDGDHLAVLVHGEPGTGKTAWAQAVAKEILQPLGFVTFILDHDAVENFAPPAYLERVCLIVNEADNLAQNRASEVAQASGKTEHILGLLDGTLYRSVVDESGLYARQKLVVVLTCNTTERLDPAVLRKGRVDLISQFTYRFV, encoded by the coding sequence GTGAGCAGTAACGCGAACAACCCGCTGGCGAAGGGTTTGCTCGGGGCCGGCTGGCGCCCCCTGGGCCGCTCGCTGGACTGGGAGTACCTGGGGCATCTGGCTCTGCGCGATACCTGGAAGCTCAGCCAGAAGACCCTCGATATCGCGAGCGATCTGGCCGATGCCCTCAGCCGCCGCGACCATCCCTGGTGGGCCAATCTGCTCAATGTGTTCTCCGAGAACATGCAGTACGAACTGGACGAATACTGGGACTACATCACGCCGGAGCCCACCGCGCCCGACTACCGTTTCAAAGACACTCTGAGCATCGATCGGCCGGTGGTGCAGGCGGTGGGTCGCGAGAGCATTCCGATCGACTATGTGCTCAATCGTCTGCAGGAGACGGTGATTCTGCGCATTCTCGCTCTTTTGGGCCGCCCCGATTCGATCACCCAGTACTATCTCGATCGCCACTTCGAGTTTCCGGTGGAGCAATTTGTCGACTGGGACCGGATGCTGGTGCCGGGGACGCTGTTTGCCTACTGGAGCGCTCACCAGGTGTGGCTCAAAATTTGCCTCTCCCAGCAGCAGGGCAAGCAGCAGTACAGCCTCATCGCCATCGAGCTTTTGCCGCTGATCAACAAGACCGCCTACAACCTGGCGGTGATGCTGAGCGGTTACCAGAGCCGCATCGGCCGGCTGGCGAGCCCCTATCCGATTCGCTCGTTTCCGCCGCAGGTGCAGGCGTTTACCGACGCGGTGCAACAGGCGGTGCTGGATGGGGATCATCTGGCGGTGCTGGTGCACGGCGAACCCGGGACTGGCAAAACCGCCTGGGCGCAGGCGGTGGCCAAAGAAATTCTGCAGCCGCTCGGGTTTGTAACGTTCATCCTCGACCACGACGCGGTCGAAAACTTCGCTCCGCCCGCTTATCTGGAGCGCGTCTGCCTGATTGTCAACGAAGCGGACAACCTTGCCCAAAATCGCGCGAGCGAAGTCGCCCAGGCCAGCGGTAAGACCGAGCACATCCTGGGTCTGCTCGACGGCACGCTCTACAGGAGCGTCGTCGACGAGTCGGGTCTGTACGCCCGGCAGAAGCTGGTGGTCGTCCTCACCTGCAACACCACCGAGCGCCTCGACCCGGCGGTGCTGCGCAAGGGGCGCGTCGATCTCATTTCGCAATTTACTTATCGCTTTGTGTGA
- a CDS encoding class I SAM-dependent methyltransferase: MADIRFRPLWPGLLAGALLVTGAAGLAVCRPAAVGAEQVAAAAIEQQIRSAMANPLRTEQQRARDTYRHPLETLTFFGLRPEMTVVELWPGGGWYTTILAPVVAERGRLVVTNFDANGPKESGMTRSARALNERLASDPKTYGKVQTVLIAPPDNLTLGPDNSADLVLTFRNIHNWAAAGYEDKVYAAAFKVLKKGGTFGVEEHRARPGVSVAESIKTGYMPEDYVIKKIEAAGFKLASKSEINANPRDTRDHVGGVWTLPPTLSQGEKDREKYLAIGESDRMTLKFTKP, encoded by the coding sequence ATGGCCGATATCAGATTCCGTCCGTTGTGGCCCGGCCTCCTGGCCGGTGCGCTGTTGGTCACCGGTGCCGCCGGGCTTGCTGTCTGTCGCCCGGCGGCGGTGGGCGCCGAGCAGGTGGCAGCCGCCGCCATCGAGCAGCAGATCCGCTCGGCGATGGCAAACCCCCTGCGCACCGAGCAGCAGCGCGCCCGCGACACCTATCGCCATCCCCTGGAGACGCTCACGTTTTTTGGGCTGCGCCCGGAGATGACCGTGGTCGAATTGTGGCCCGGCGGCGGCTGGTATACGACGATCCTCGCCCCGGTGGTCGCTGAGCGCGGCAGGCTGGTGGTGACCAACTTCGATGCCAACGGCCCCAAAGAGTCGGGCATGACCCGCAGCGCCCGCGCCCTCAACGAAAGGCTCGCCTCCGACCCCAAGACCTACGGTAAAGTACAGACCGTTCTCATCGCTCCCCCCGACAACCTCACCCTCGGTCCCGACAACTCGGCGGATCTGGTGCTCACCTTCCGCAACATCCACAACTGGGCGGCGGCGGGCTACGAGGACAAAGTCTACGCTGCCGCCTTTAAAGTGCTCAAAAAAGGCGGCACCTTCGGCGTCGAGGAGCACCGTGCCCGGCCGGGGGTGAGCGTCGCCGAGAGCATCAAGACCGGCTATATGCCCGAAGACTATGTGATCAAAAAGATCGAAGCCGCCGGTTTCAAACTGGCCTCCAAGTCCGAGATCAACGCCAACCCCAGGGACACCCGCGACCACGTCGGCGGTGTCTGGACCCTGCCGCCTACCCTCAGCCAGGGCGAGAAGGACCGCGAGAAATACCTGGCCATCGGCGAGAGCGACCGGATGACCCTCAAGTTCACCAAGCCTTGA
- a CDS encoding efflux RND transporter periplasmic adaptor subunit encodes MATSQLNAEFKWPALWRWLLVGIGVVGVAVAIFTFAIPRPDPAAKFEKFLTAAERISTDVRITSAGQVAPNRKVNVGPKEAGLLTKLYVDQGDAVRQGQVLAQMDASRIVSEVAAAKAARDLAAAQYQEARNGFRPQEIDQVRADLRAAQANVDIAGNNLVREERLFTERAIAETQVINRRLEFSRAQDALKAAQEKFNLYKAGTRNEQVLAAKARLDQAEATYRNNRTRLADLTIRAPFSGIISQRYAQPGAFVSPTVNTSGDSANSSSILLLIDRLEVLATVAESDIARIKVGQPVQITTSAYPGTIFKGTVRLVAPEAVTESGITQFQVRVRLDDEAARTLKSRLNVTVNFVAGRVNGVLVVPTTALITRDGKTGVLVPDAKKGPTYREVGTGVSLGDKTQILSGLSDGEKLFAKLPPDVNIEEVLGKSNDFR; translated from the coding sequence ATGGCAACATCCCAGCTGAACGCTGAGTTCAAATGGCCAGCGCTGTGGCGCTGGTTGCTTGTGGGCATTGGTGTGGTCGGGGTGGCGGTGGCGATCTTTACGTTTGCCATTCCCCGCCCCGATCCGGCAGCCAAGTTCGAGAAATTTTTGACCGCCGCGGAGCGCATCAGCACCGACGTGCGCATCACCTCCGCAGGCCAGGTGGCTCCCAACCGCAAGGTCAACGTCGGCCCCAAGGAGGCGGGCCTGTTGACGAAGCTCTACGTCGATCAAGGCGACGCGGTCCGCCAGGGACAAGTGCTCGCCCAGATGGATGCCAGTCGAATCGTCAGCGAAGTGGCGGCGGCCAAAGCGGCGCGCGATCTGGCCGCGGCCCAGTACCAGGAGGCGCGCAACGGTTTTCGGCCCCAGGAGATAGACCAGGTGCGGGCGGACCTGCGCGCCGCCCAGGCCAACGTCGACATCGCCGGCAACAATCTGGTGCGCGAGGAGCGGCTTTTCACCGAGCGGGCGATCGCCGAGACCCAGGTGATCAACCGCCGTCTGGAATTCTCCCGCGCCCAGGACGCCCTCAAGGCGGCCCAGGAAAAATTCAACCTCTACAAAGCCGGCACCCGCAACGAACAGGTGCTCGCGGCCAAGGCCCGGCTCGACCAGGCCGAGGCGACCTACCGCAACAACCGGACGCGCCTGGCGGATCTGACTATCCGGGCACCCTTCTCGGGCATCATCTCCCAGCGCTACGCCCAGCCGGGGGCGTTCGTCTCGCCCACGGTCAACACCTCGGGCGACTCGGCCAACTCCAGTTCGATCTTGCTGCTGATTGACCGGCTGGAGGTGCTCGCCACCGTGGCCGAGTCGGATATCGCCCGCATCAAGGTGGGCCAGCCGGTGCAAATTACCACCTCGGCTTACCCGGGCACCATCTTTAAGGGCACCGTGCGGCTGGTGGCCCCCGAGGCGGTCACCGAAAGCGGCATCACCCAGTTTCAGGTGCGCGTGCGCCTGGATGACGAAGCGGCCCGCACCCTCAAGTCGCGTCTGAACGTGACGGTCAACTTCGTCGCGGGCCGGGTCAACGGCGTGCTGGTTGTACCGACGACGGCGCTGATCACCCGCGACGGCAAAACCGGCGTGCTTGTCCCCGACGCCAAAAAAGGCCCGACCTACCGCGAGGTGGGCACCGGTGTGAGCCTGGGGGACAAGACCCAGATCCTGAGCGGCCTGAGCGATGGCGAGAAACTCTTTGCCAAGTTGCCTCCCGATGTCAACATCGAGGAAGTCCTGGGCAAGAGCAACGACTTTAGATAA
- a CDS encoding ABC transporter permease, producing the protein MDWYENLKLAAATLWANRLRTVLTMVGLIIGVGAVILVIALGVGAQNFVKDQFRGLGTNVVGVYDGGPRTKGRRPLTLADVEAVRTQAPAVEAVAPLALGNASVSWGSRKSQAQLTGVPSNLERVTRLSYSRGRFFSPVEVESRARVAILGETLAKKLFSFEDPVGKTIVVNNRQLTVVGVTRPSFGGWIDVDRGVLVPLPLALESLIASDSPFGKKVGGFLAATKADSTIDQVTFEIKNLLRLRHDVTDKDDFLIGNIQETLDLFNNIALGVTVVLGLTAAISLVVSGIGIMNIMLVSVTERTREIGLRKALGASEEVILAQFVTEAVLLSVLGGLIGLAWGLAAAVGIGQFSPFKPEITPWSVVLALGVSVATGLFFGVFPARRAARLDPIVALRTE; encoded by the coding sequence TTGGACTGGTACGAGAATCTCAAACTGGCCGCCGCGACCCTCTGGGCCAATCGGCTGCGGACAGTCCTGACGATGGTGGGCCTGATCATCGGCGTCGGGGCGGTCATCCTGGTGATTGCCCTCGGAGTGGGGGCTCAGAACTTTGTCAAAGATCAGTTTCGGGGCCTGGGCACCAACGTCGTAGGCGTCTACGACGGCGGTCCGCGCACCAAGGGCCGCCGCCCCCTCACCCTCGCCGACGTCGAGGCGGTACGCACCCAGGCGCCCGCGGTGGAAGCGGTGGCTCCGCTGGCTCTGGGCAACGCCTCGGTCTCCTGGGGATCGCGCAAGTCCCAGGCGCAATTGACCGGGGTTCCTTCCAATCTCGAACGCGTCACGCGCCTCAGTTACTCCAGAGGCCGCTTCTTCAGCCCGGTGGAGGTCGAAAGCCGGGCGCGGGTGGCGATTTTGGGCGAGACCCTCGCCAAGAAGCTCTTTAGCTTCGAAGATCCCGTCGGCAAGACGATTGTCGTCAACAATCGCCAGCTCACCGTCGTGGGGGTCACCCGTCCGAGTTTCGGCGGCTGGATCGACGTGGATCGCGGGGTGCTGGTGCCGTTGCCCCTGGCGCTGGAGAGCCTGATTGCGAGCGATTCGCCCTTCGGCAAAAAAGTCGGCGGTTTTCTGGCGGCGACCAAAGCCGACTCGACCATCGACCAGGTCACCTTCGAGATCAAAAACCTGCTCCGGTTGCGCCACGACGTCACCGACAAAGACGATTTTTTGATCGGCAACATCCAGGAGACGCTCGATCTGTTCAACAACATCGCCCTTGGGGTGACGGTGGTGCTGGGGCTGACGGCGGCCATCTCGCTGGTGGTGAGCGGCATCGGGATCATGAATATCATGCTCGTCTCGGTGACCGAGCGCACCCGCGAGATTGGCCTGAGAAAAGCCCTCGGCGCCAGCGAAGAGGTGATCCTCGCCCAGTTTGTCACCGAGGCGGTGCTCCTTTCGGTGCTGGGCGGTCTGATCGGGCTGGCCTGGGGTCTGGCGGCGGCGGTGGGCATCGGCCAGTTCTCGCCCTTTAAGCCCGAGATCACCCCCTGGTCGGTGGTGCTCGCCCTCGGGGTCTCGGTGGCGACGGGCTTGTTTTTTGGGGTCTTCCCGGCCCGCCGCGCCGCCCGGCTCGATCCGATTGTCGCCCTTCGAACCGAGTAG
- a CDS encoding ABC transporter permease: MSWLENLKIAAVALWANWLRSVLTMLGLIIGVGSVVLIVAIGVGTQKFVKDQFRSFGTNVVVVGEDRPPDGLTQNTDRRIKPLTVEDMEALRTQIGAISRASGILSENGRVVWNNKDADGRIYGMEPELARILNWSIRKGRFFTDKEVQQRARVAVLGEEIADELFGAEQPVGKQILVNGRTMTVIGVLEKRSGAFRGYLQFLERGAIMPFTVVEESLIANVTPFGRRVRIIFLETKPGETIEAVTFQVTNLLRARHQITAEDDFFVGNAQEILNVFNAIAAGLTVMLGLIAAIALLVGGINIMNIMLVSVTERTREIGLRKALGASEGVILAQFVIEAVLISVLGGLIGLALGWGAAALVGALSPIKPEVTPIAVFLAVGVATGIGLFFGIFPARRASRLDPIVALRTE, encoded by the coding sequence ATGTCGTGGCTTGAGAACTTGAAAATCGCGGCGGTGGCTCTGTGGGCCAACTGGTTGCGCTCGGTGCTCACGATGCTGGGGCTGATCATCGGCGTCGGTTCGGTGGTGCTGATCGTGGCGATTGGCGTGGGCACCCAAAAATTCGTCAAAGACCAGTTTCGCAGCTTCGGCACCAACGTCGTGGTGGTGGGCGAGGACCGGCCCCCCGACGGCCTCACCCAGAACACCGACCGCCGCATCAAGCCCCTCACCGTCGAGGACATGGAGGCCTTGCGCACCCAGATTGGCGCCATCAGCCGGGCGTCGGGCATTCTGTCTGAGAACGGGCGCGTCGTCTGGAACAACAAAGACGCCGACGGCCGCATCTACGGTATGGAGCCCGAACTGGCGCGCATCCTCAACTGGTCTATCCGCAAGGGACGGTTTTTTACCGACAAAGAGGTACAGCAGCGCGCCCGGGTGGCGGTCCTGGGCGAAGAGATCGCCGATGAACTCTTTGGCGCCGAGCAACCGGTAGGCAAGCAAATCCTGGTCAACGGCCGGACGATGACAGTAATTGGTGTGCTGGAGAAGCGCTCAGGCGCTTTTCGAGGCTATTTGCAATTTCTGGAGCGCGGCGCCATCATGCCCTTCACCGTCGTGGAGGAATCGCTCATCGCCAATGTCACTCCTTTTGGGCGGCGGGTCAGGATCATTTTTCTGGAGACCAAGCCGGGCGAGACGATCGAGGCGGTTACCTTTCAGGTCACCAACCTGCTGCGCGCCCGCCACCAGATCACCGCCGAGGACGACTTTTTTGTCGGTAACGCCCAGGAAATTCTCAACGTGTTCAATGCCATCGCCGCCGGGCTCACGGTCATGCTGGGGTTGATTGCCGCGATTGCCCTGCTGGTAGGCGGCATCAACATCATGAACATCATGCTCGTTTCGGTAACCGAGCGCACCCGCGAGATTGGCCTGAGAAAAGCCCTCGGCGCCAGCGAAGGCGTGATCCTCGCCCAGTTTGTGATCGAAGCGGTGCTCATCTCGGTATTGGGGGGACTCATCGGCCTGGCCCTCGGTTGGGGAGCCGCCGCTCTGGTGGGGGCGCTCAGCCCCATTAAGCCCGAGGTGACGCCCATAGCCGTCTTTTTGGCCGTGGGTGTGGCCACCGGCATCGGTCTATTTTTTGGAATCTTCCCGGCTCGCCGGGCTTCCCGGCTCGACCCGATCGTCGCCCTTCGCACGGAGTAA
- a CDS encoding ABC transporter ATP-binding protein, protein MLIRLENIRKSYKLGNNEVPVLRGIDLDIDSGEYVAIMGPSGSGKSTLMNIIGCLDRPTSGNYYLNGNNVATLDRKALAQIRNREIGFVFQQFNLMARSDALENVMLPALYAGTPSKERKVRATELLERVGLGAQIQQRPNQLSGGQQQRVAIARALMNRPSILLADEPTGALDTRTGEEVLALFEELNAEGITVLVITHDQEVGNRARRLVRLRDGLLETETSQVMSAQ, encoded by the coding sequence ATGCTCATTCGCCTGGAGAACATCCGCAAGTCCTACAAATTGGGCAACAACGAGGTGCCCGTGCTGCGGGGTATCGATCTTGACATCGATAGCGGCGAGTACGTGGCGATCATGGGTCCGTCGGGCTCGGGCAAATCGACCTTGATGAACATCATCGGCTGCCTGGACCGGCCCACCTCCGGCAACTACTATCTCAACGGCAACAACGTCGCCACCCTCGATCGCAAGGCCCTCGCCCAGATCCGCAACCGTGAGATCGGCTTTGTGTTTCAGCAGTTCAACTTGATGGCCCGCTCCGACGCCCTTGAAAACGTGATGCTGCCTGCACTTTATGCCGGGACGCCCTCCAAGGAGCGCAAAGTGCGCGCAACGGAGCTTCTGGAGCGCGTCGGTCTGGGTGCCCAGATTCAGCAGCGGCCCAATCAACTCTCCGGCGGCCAGCAGCAGCGCGTCGCCATCGCCCGCGCCCTGATGAACCGGCCGAGTATTCTGCTTGCGGACGAACCGACCGGCGCCCTCGACACGCGCACCGGTGAGGAGGTGCTGGCGCTCTTTGAAGAGCTGAACGCCGAGGGAATCACCGTGCTGGTAATCACCCACGATCAAGAAGTGGGTAATCGCGCCCGCCGGTTGGTGCGCCTGCGCGACGGGCTTTTAGAAACCGAAACCAGCCAGGTGATGAGCGCTCAGTAG
- a CDS encoding Lin0512 family protein yields MRVMFIEYGMGLDLHGQNATVAAVRAARDAIGRSSLPGMRSVLPDGDLSRMLVHVRLAVPVAAERVDAEQVKQVFPYGQVTVQIVPGGMLCASGIVLPEHGDSEDLVIIVNAAVEVGY; encoded by the coding sequence ATGCGCGTGATGTTTATCGAGTACGGCATGGGTCTCGACCTGCACGGTCAGAACGCGACGGTCGCGGCGGTGCGCGCGGCCCGCGACGCCATCGGCCGCAGTTCGCTGCCCGGGATGCGCTCGGTGCTGCCGGACGGGGATCTCAGCCGCATGCTGGTGCACGTCAGACTGGCCGTGCCGGTGGCGGCGGAGCGGGTCGATGCCGAGCAGGTCAAGCAGGTCTTCCCCTACGGCCAGGTGACGGTGCAGATTGTTCCAGGCGGTATGCTGTGCGCGAGCGGCATCGTGCTGCCGGAGCACGGCGACAGCGAGGATCTGGTGATCATCGTCAACGCGGCGGTCGAAGTGGGCTACTGA
- a CDS encoding alkaline phosphatase D family protein gives MPNSRPSLESFARKSVNRRRFLAVSGTLAGVFALALTSGADARSAPSLGATPFTLGVASGDPLPTSIVLWTRLAPNPLVADGGMPTRRVSVEWFVATDAGMRRIVRRGTALASPELAHSVHVEVFGLEPSREYFYQFRYRSEYSPVGRTKTAPAAGSRLDSLAFAIATCQKWDDGFYSPYRRMVEEDLDLVVHLGDYTYEYGIASGGVRGATLPDTFAPETVTLDRYRLQHALYKTDPDLQAAHARFPWVITWDDHEVENDYTDAISENFEPVETFLMRRAAAYKAYYEHLPLRRLSIPDGPNLRLYRRLAFGDLAEFSVLDTRQYRSDQPCGDGESDRCAAALDPTKTMAGFDQERWLRQGLERSGALWNVLAQQVLMAELNHDLEGGTRYWNDGWDGYPVARQRLLRHIATQRIANPVVITGDWHSTFVSDLKLDFKNPDSPTVASEFVTPSITTNGDAIVYGPYYGPMIPQNPHIKFFDGDRRGYIRCHLNRERWLADIRYVESVSTPDSPIETFASFVIENGRAGVQST, from the coding sequence ATGCCCAACTCCCGGCCTTCTCTCGAAAGCTTTGCCCGCAAGTCTGTCAACCGTCGCCGGTTTCTGGCGGTCTCGGGCACCCTCGCCGGTGTTTTTGCCCTGGCGCTCACCAGCGGCGCGGACGCCCGCTCCGCCCCCAGCCTCGGAGCGACACCCTTTACCCTGGGCGTCGCCTCCGGCGATCCGCTGCCCACCAGCATCGTGCTCTGGACGCGGCTGGCCCCCAATCCGCTGGTGGCCGACGGCGGCATGCCGACCCGCCGGGTGAGCGTCGAGTGGTTCGTAGCCACCGACGCCGGGATGCGCCGCATTGTCCGGCGCGGCACGGCCCTCGCTTCGCCCGAGTTGGCCCACTCGGTGCACGTCGAAGTCTTTGGTCTGGAACCCAGCCGGGAGTACTTCTATCAGTTTCGCTACCGCAGCGAATATAGCCCCGTCGGTCGCACCAAAACGGCCCCGGCCGCAGGTTCGCGCCTCGATAGCCTCGCCTTCGCCATCGCCACCTGCCAAAAGTGGGACGACGGCTTCTACTCGCCCTACCGGCGCATGGTCGAAGAGGATCTCGACCTGGTGGTGCACCTGGGCGATTACACCTACGAGTACGGTATCGCCTCCGGCGGGGTGCGGGGCGCCACTCTGCCCGACACCTTCGCCCCCGAGACCGTCACCCTCGATCGCTACCGCCTCCAGCACGCCCTCTACAAGACCGACCCGGACCTGCAGGCGGCCCACGCCCGCTTTCCCTGGGTAATCACCTGGGACGATCACGAGGTCGAAAACGACTACACCGACGCCATCTCCGAAAATTTCGAGCCGGTGGAGACATTCTTGATGCGCCGGGCCGCCGCCTACAAAGCTTACTACGAACACCTGCCCCTGCGCCGTCTTTCGATTCCCGACGGGCCGAACCTGCGGCTCTATCGCCGCCTCGCCTTTGGAGATCTGGCCGAATTTAGTGTGCTGGACACCCGCCAGTACCGCAGCGACCAGCCCTGCGGCGACGGCGAATCGGATCGCTGCGCAGCGGCCCTGGACCCTACCAAGACGATGGCCGGTTTCGATCAGGAGCGCTGGCTGCGCCAGGGTCTTGAACGCTCCGGGGCGCTCTGGAATGTGCTCGCTCAGCAGGTGCTGATGGCCGAACTCAACCACGACTTAGAAGGTGGCACCCGCTACTGGAACGACGGCTGGGACGGCTATCCGGTGGCCCGCCAGCGCCTTTTGCGCCATATCGCCACCCAGCGCATCGCCAACCCGGTGGTGATCACGGGTGACTGGCACTCGACTTTTGTCAGCGATCTGAAGCTCGACTTTAAGAACCCCGATTCGCCGACGGTCGCGTCCGAATTTGTCACCCCGTCGATCACCACCAACGGCGATGCGATCGTCTACGGACCCTACTACGGCCCCATGATTCCGCAGAACCCCCACATCAAGTTCTTCGACGGCGACCGGCGCGGTTACATCCGCTGCCACCTCAACCGCGAGCGCTGGCTGGCGGACATCCGCTACGTCGAGTCGGTGAGCACCCCGGATTCTCCCATCGAGACTTTTGCCTCGTTTGTGATTGAAAACGGCCGAGCGGGGGTTCAGTCCACCTAA
- a CDS encoding alpha/beta fold hydrolase produces MLSERPLLVYLPGLDGTGKLFFQQEFKLAAYCDVTALSIPVDDRGEWPDLIERVDELIAAHPGRRVILCGESFGGCLAMIAAIARPEAFDRLVLVNPATSWRRQTWLNQGARWLALLPAVSLQVAAVVFLPFLSATNRLTPEDRRTLLTTVRLVSRDTILHRLELMQQCDCDGQLHRLSMPTLLLGGRMDRLLPSVQEVRWLAERLPDARVEILPYSGHAALIEAELDLGAYLLKYGFVRKPSERTS; encoded by the coding sequence ATGCTGAGCGAGCGGCCTTTGCTGGTTTATTTGCCGGGCCTCGACGGCACGGGCAAGCTCTTTTTTCAGCAGGAATTTAAACTCGCCGCCTACTGCGACGTCACTGCCCTGTCGATTCCGGTGGACGATCGCGGCGAGTGGCCCGACCTGATTGAGCGGGTAGACGAGCTGATTGCCGCTCACCCCGGCCGCCGGGTGATTCTGTGCGGCGAATCTTTCGGCGGTTGCCTGGCGATGATCGCCGCCATCGCACGGCCGGAGGCTTTCGATCGCCTGGTGCTGGTCAACCCGGCCACCTCCTGGCGGCGGCAGACCTGGCTGAACCAGGGCGCGCGCTGGTTGGCCCTGCTGCCGGCGGTGTCGCTGCAGGTCGCTGCTGTGGTGTTTCTGCCGTTTTTGAGCGCTACCAACCGCCTGACCCCGGAGGACCGTCGCACGTTGCTGACCACGGTGCGCCTGGTCTCGCGCGACACGATTCTCCACCGCCTCGAACTGATGCAGCAATGCGACTGCGACGGGCAACTGCACCGGCTTTCGATGCCGACGCTGCTGTTGGGGGGACGGATGGACCGGTTGCTGCCCTCGGTACAGGAGGTGCGGTGGCTGGCTGAGCGGCTGCCGGATGCGCGCGTCGAAATCTTGCCCTACAGTGGTCACGCCGCACTGATCGAAGCAGAACTCGATCTGGGTGCTTACTTGCTCAAGTACGGCTTCGTGCGCAAACCCAGCGAGCGCACCTCGTGA